Proteins from a single region of Primulina tabacum isolate GXHZ01 chromosome 5, ASM2559414v2, whole genome shotgun sequence:
- the LOC142547801 gene encoding phospholipase D zeta 1-like isoform X3, translating into MRETALIPSSSSPVRSFYLTQSGDEIIVNRVLEALYKRIMRAHNEKKCFRVIIVIPLLQGFQGGVDDSGAASVRAIMHWQYRTISRGNNSILHNLYDLVGPRMHDYISFYGLRAYGRLYEGGPLSSSQVYVHSKIMIIDDHTTLIGSANTDRSLLGSRDSEIGVLIEDKEFVDLWMGGKTWRGGKFASSLRLTLWSENLGLLVREVNQIRYPVIEMYGWPLRRRIFDAGSRRRDQ; encoded by the exons ATGCGTGAAACAGCTCTCATTCCGTCTTCAAGTTCCCCAGTCCGGTCATTCTACTTGACCCAATCTG GTGATGAAATTATTGTCAATCGCGTTTTAGAAGCATTATATAAACGGATAATGCGAGCACACAATGAGAAAAAATGTTTCAGGGTTATTATTGTTATACCTCTTCTACAAGGCTTTCAG GGTGGTGTTGATGATTCTGGTGCTGCATCTGTAAGAGCAATCATGCATTGGCAATATCGAACAATTTCCCGGGGAAATAATTCAATACTGCATAATCTGTATGATCTTGTTGGCCCTAGAATGCATGATTATATTTCTTTCTATGGTCTGAGAGCTTATGGAAGACTTTATGAAGGTGGTCCTCTCTCCTCCAGCCAG GTTTATGTTCACAGCAAGATCATGATCATTGATGATCATACTACCTTAATTGGCTCTGCAAATACGGACAGAAGTTTGCTTGGATCTAGAGATTCTGAG ATTGGTGTGCTGATCGAGGACAaagaatttgttgatttatggATGGGAGGCAAGACTTGGAGAGGTGGAAAGTTTGCATCGAGTCTTCGCCTTACGCTGTGGTCCGAAAACCTAGGTCTTCTTGTTAGGGAG GTTAATCAAATAAGATACCCAGTGATAGAGATGTATGGATGGCCACTGCGAAG
- the LOC142547801 gene encoding phospholipase D zeta 1-like isoform X2, with amino-acid sequence MRETALIPSSSSPVRSFYLTQSGILVSLLHLSNIQHLPHFLSFSDIWRSSQIPNRTGDEIIVNRVLEALYKRIMRAHNEKKCFRVIIVIPLLQGFQGGVDDSGAASVRAIMHWQYRTISRGNNSILHNLYDLVGPRMHDYISFYGLRAYGRLYEGGPLSSSQVYVHSKIMIIDDHTTLIGSANTDRSLLGSRDSEIGVLIEDKEFVDLWMGGKTWRGGKFASSLRLTLWSENLGLLVREVDFINHSYISG; translated from the exons ATGCGTGAAACAGCTCTCATTCCGTCTTCAAGTTCCCCAGTCCGGTCATTCTACTTGACCCAATCTG GCATACTCGTGTCACTTTTGCACCTAAGCAATATACAACATCTGCCCCATTTTCTCTCGTTCAGTGATATTTGGAGATCATCACAAATTCCCAATCGCACTG GTGATGAAATTATTGTCAATCGCGTTTTAGAAGCATTATATAAACGGATAATGCGAGCACACAATGAGAAAAAATGTTTCAGGGTTATTATTGTTATACCTCTTCTACAAGGCTTTCAG GGTGGTGTTGATGATTCTGGTGCTGCATCTGTAAGAGCAATCATGCATTGGCAATATCGAACAATTTCCCGGGGAAATAATTCAATACTGCATAATCTGTATGATCTTGTTGGCCCTAGAATGCATGATTATATTTCTTTCTATGGTCTGAGAGCTTATGGAAGACTTTATGAAGGTGGTCCTCTCTCCTCCAGCCAG GTTTATGTTCACAGCAAGATCATGATCATTGATGATCATACTACCTTAATTGGCTCTGCAAATACGGACAGAAGTTTGCTTGGATCTAGAGATTCTGAG ATTGGTGTGCTGATCGAGGACAaagaatttgttgatttatggATGGGAGGCAAGACTTGGAGAGGTGGAAAGTTTGCATCGAGTCTTCGCCTTACGCTGTGGTCCGAAAACCTAGGTCTTCTTGTTAGGGAGGTTGATTTCATTAATCATAGCTATATTTCCG GTTAA
- the LOC142547801 gene encoding phospholipase D zeta 1-like isoform X1, translating into MRETALIPSSSSPVRSFYLTQSGILVSLLHLSNIQHLPHFLSFSDIWRSSQIPNRTGDEIIVNRVLEALYKRIMRAHNEKKCFRVIIVIPLLQGFQGGVDDSGAASVRAIMHWQYRTISRGNNSILHNLYDLVGPRMHDYISFYGLRAYGRLYEGGPLSSSQVYVHSKIMIIDDHTTLIGSANTDRSLLGSRDSEIGVLIEDKEFVDLWMGGKTWRGGKFASSLRLTLWSENLGLLVREVNQIRYPVIEMYGWPLRRRIFDAGSRRRDQ; encoded by the exons ATGCGTGAAACAGCTCTCATTCCGTCTTCAAGTTCCCCAGTCCGGTCATTCTACTTGACCCAATCTG GCATACTCGTGTCACTTTTGCACCTAAGCAATATACAACATCTGCCCCATTTTCTCTCGTTCAGTGATATTTGGAGATCATCACAAATTCCCAATCGCACTG GTGATGAAATTATTGTCAATCGCGTTTTAGAAGCATTATATAAACGGATAATGCGAGCACACAATGAGAAAAAATGTTTCAGGGTTATTATTGTTATACCTCTTCTACAAGGCTTTCAG GGTGGTGTTGATGATTCTGGTGCTGCATCTGTAAGAGCAATCATGCATTGGCAATATCGAACAATTTCCCGGGGAAATAATTCAATACTGCATAATCTGTATGATCTTGTTGGCCCTAGAATGCATGATTATATTTCTTTCTATGGTCTGAGAGCTTATGGAAGACTTTATGAAGGTGGTCCTCTCTCCTCCAGCCAG GTTTATGTTCACAGCAAGATCATGATCATTGATGATCATACTACCTTAATTGGCTCTGCAAATACGGACAGAAGTTTGCTTGGATCTAGAGATTCTGAG ATTGGTGTGCTGATCGAGGACAaagaatttgttgatttatggATGGGAGGCAAGACTTGGAGAGGTGGAAAGTTTGCATCGAGTCTTCGCCTTACGCTGTGGTCCGAAAACCTAGGTCTTCTTGTTAGGGAG GTTAATCAAATAAGATACCCAGTGATAGAGATGTATGGATGGCCACTGCGAAG